Part of the Aggregatilinea lenta genome, CCATTTGTCCGGCATCACCGGCCTCGTTGACGATGCCCAGGTCGAAGGACACGTCGTTGTCGCCGGAGAAGATCACGCCGAAAATAAAGATGAAGAACAGCGGAAACGCGAAGGTCCAGAACAGCGCGGTGATGTCGCGCGTGAACTCGCGGATGCTGGCCATGAACAAATAGAACAGTGAGCGCATCGGTGTTTTTCTCCCTTAATCCCGAATCCGGCGGCCCGTCAGCTTGAGGAACACGTCCTCCAGGGTGGCGCTGCGCACGCGCAGGTCGGTGAACTGGAACGCGCCCTCGCGCGCGACGTCCAGCAGCCCTTCAATGGTGCGCGGCGTGTCACGCGTGTACAGCGTCACGAGCGCCCCGTCGCGGCCCGCGTCCGTGACCCCGCGCAGCGCCTTCAGCGTCTCCAGCGCCACGTCACCCCGCGCCTCGAACTCGATGGCCGTCGTTTCGAAGTGCTCTGCGATCAGGCCCTGCGGCGAGTTGAGCGCGATGATCTGGCCCACGTCCATCACTGCCACGCGGTCGCAAAGCGCCTGGGCTTCTTCCATGTAGTGGGTGGTCATCATCACGGTTTTGCCCTGCGTCTTGAGGTCGCTGACGATGTTCCAGATCTGGCGGCGCGACTGCGGATCGAGGCCCGTAGTCGGCTCGTCGAGGAACACCAGGCTCGGATCGTTCACCAGCGCCAGAGCCAGCGAGAGCCGCTGCCGCTGCCCGCCGGACAGGTTCTTGCTGTGCGTATTGCGCTTGTCTTCCAGGCTGATCAGCTTGATCAGATCTTCGGCGGGAACCGGGTGCTGGTAAAACGAGCCAAAAAGCGTCAGCAGCTCGTAAACCGTGTGCAGCGGATAGAGGCCAGTGGTTTGAAGCTGGATGCCGATCTGCTCTTTTAAGCCGTTCATGCTGCCGTGGTTCAGCGTATGTCCTAACACTGCGATCGTTCCGTCGTCCGGCTGGCGCAGCCCTTCGAGGCACTCGACGGTGGTGGTTTTGCCCGCACCGTTCGGTCCGAGCAGCCCAAAGACTTCGCCTTCACGGACTTCAAAACTAATGTCGTTGACCGCGGGTACGCCGTTGTACACTTTGCGGAGGTTAGACACTTCAATCGCGGACATGCACATTCCTTTCTTCTAGCA contains:
- a CDS encoding ABC transporter ATP-binding protein, with the protein product MSAIEVSNLRKVYNGVPAVNDISFEVREGEVFGLLGPNGAGKTTTVECLEGLRQPDDGTIAVLGHTLNHGSMNGLKEQIGIQLQTTGLYPLHTVYELLTLFGSFYQHPVPAEDLIKLISLEDKRNTHSKNLSGGQRQRLSLALALVNDPSLVFLDEPTTGLDPQSRRQIWNIVSDLKTQGKTVMMTTHYMEEAQALCDRVAVMDVGQIIALNSPQGLIAEHFETTAIEFEARGDVALETLKALRGVTDAGRDGALVTLYTRDTPRTIEGLLDVAREGAFQFTDLRVRSATLEDVFLKLTGRRIRD